In a single window of the Gossypium hirsutum isolate 1008001.06 chromosome D02, Gossypium_hirsutum_v2.1, whole genome shotgun sequence genome:
- the LOC107908176 gene encoding indole-3-acetic acid-induced protein ARG7: MSQRTGKCRKIRHIVRIRQMLKQWRKKARITANDNIGHAPSDVPAGHVAVCVGTGLKRYIVRATCLNHPIFKSLLVQTEEEYGFNNVGPLTIPCDESLFEEILRVVSRSDSSSNSGLLFTFEDLQRRCHVGMKNKQQILSESRPLFHRVGDRSVY, translated from the coding sequence ATGTCTCAGCGGACCGGAAAGTGCCGGAAAATCCGTCACATTGTCCGAATCCGACAAATGCTGAAGCAATGGCGAAAGAAGGCCCGCATTACGGCCAATGACAACATCGGACACGCACCGTCCGATGTACCGGCGGGACATGTGGCTGTCTGTGTGGGGACCGGTCTCAAGAGATACATCGTACGAGCGACGTGCCTGAACCATCCAATCTTCAAATCACTCCTCGTACAAACCGAAGAAGAGTACGGTTTCAATAACGTTGGACCGTTGACCATCCCATGCGACGAGTCACTCTTCGAGGAGATTCTCCGTGTCGTGTCTCGTTCTGACTCGTCGTCGAACTCGGGCCTTTTGTTTACGTTCGAGGATCTTCAGAGACGATGCCACGTTGGCATGAAGAATAAACAACAGATTTTGAGTGAATCTCGACCGTTGTTTCATCGGGTCGGCGATAGATCAGTCTACTGA
- the LOC107908758 gene encoding auxin-responsive protein SAUR50, whose amino-acid sequence MAIRKSSKLPQTAVLKQILKRCSSLGKKQHGGGYDDVGLTPPLDVPKGHFAVYVGENRSRYIVPISFLTHPEFQCLLRRAEEEFGFDHDMGLTIPCEEVVFRSLTSTLR is encoded by the coding sequence ATGGCGATCAGAAAATCATCCAAGCTACCACAAACCGCCGTCCTCAAACAAATCCTCAAACGATGTTCGAGTTTAGGCAAGAAACAACACGGCGGTGGCTACGACGACGTTGGTCTCACCCCTCCCTTAGACGTACCCAAAGGTCACTTCGCCGTTTACGTCGGCGAAAACAGGAGCAGGTACATTGTACCCATCTCGTTCTTGACTCACCCCGAGTTCCAATGCTTACTCCGACGAGCCGAAGAAGAGTTCGGGTTCGATCACGATATGGGACTCACTATCCCTTGTGAAGAAGTCGTTTTTCGATCTCTCACCTCCACGCTCCGATGA
- the LOC121214861 gene encoding auxin-induced protein 15A, whose translation MAIRLPRMVSSKKVPKGYFAVYVGESQKRFVIPVSFLNHPSFQDLLGKSEEEFGYSHPTGGLTIPCNEDTFLEVTSRMY comes from the coding sequence ATGGCTATCCGCCTGCCTCGTATGGTTAGTTCTAAGAAGGTTCCCAAGGGATACTTTGCAGTTTATGTTGGAGAAAGCCAGAAGAGGTTCGTGATACCGGTATCATTCTTGAACCATCCTTCATTTCAAGATTTGCTAGGGAAGTCAGAAGAAGAGTTTGGATATAGTCATCCTACCGGGGGTCTCACAATTCCATGCAACGAAGACACCTTTCTCGAAGTTACCTCTCGCATGTATTGA